Proteins encoded by one window of Agelaius phoeniceus isolate bAgePho1 chromosome 3, bAgePho1.hap1, whole genome shotgun sequence:
- the C1D gene encoding nuclear nucleic acid-binding protein C1D → MEMSEDDNNMEEYPTEIHDYLTAFEKSLGSVDEMLKTMMSVSRSELLQKLDPLEQAKLDLVSVYTLNSMFWVYLATQGINPKEHPVKQELERIRTYMNKVKEIADKKKASKLDKGAASRFVKNALWEPNAENEYTSKSPVKGKKRQKD, encoded by the exons ATGGAAATGTCAGAAGATGATAATAACATGGAAGAATACCCCACTGAAATTCATGATTATCTCACAGCATTTGAAAAGTCTCTTGGTTCCGTAGATGAGATGCTGAAGACAATGATGTCAGTTTCTAGGAGTGAGCTTTTGCAAAAG TTAGATCCTCTTGAGCAAGCAAAGCTGGATCTGGTTTCGGTGTACACATTAAATTCTATGTTTTGGG taTACTTGGCTACCCAGGGAATCAATCCAAAGGAACATCCAGTGAAACAAGAGCTG gAGAGAATAAGAACATACATGAACAAGGTCAAAGAAATAGCAGACAAGAAAAAGGCATCCAAACTTGATAAAGGAGCTGCTTCTAGATTTGTAAAAAATGCGCTCTGGGAACCAAATGCAGAAAATGAATATACTTCCAAATCtcctgtaaaaggaaaaaagagacaaaaggACTAA